In Mytilus edulis chromosome 4, xbMytEdul2.2, whole genome shotgun sequence, the following proteins share a genomic window:
- the LOC139521815 gene encoding toxin CfTX-A-like, with translation MKAQKQTFCLLWILLMLIFIATEARWTTSISRSLGKIRTSLKSSQQSAKQQLGKIENYLKNDDVSNTISSTIEAVGSAAPSLTSSDVTQIVSGALDILSAVTVLIPKVGPIISSILSVISGLVSSIGGSGMDIGSVVKKAIDEALRKFDDSNLRAEAVGTARVYGVSLAYLDGITDLQQHEVSALAANVPIYSGVKFTGIVQSKIMDSSKSQDKQQVKRAIEYTRLLVKLSVLRSAVLWKMYLTVKQTGHSVSTAKSIHNVIKNMELKDKEFFTFLTNPQYNQAVFFAHLKPSELPEVSKYLHKRQLAFQNLSFLGAGSRTFRTQKWPNWYAYMKKDTYGSIAGSTHLDGQGYFIFDVISSADNTFYLRSAKWSKYYVYMRNGAQGRLNGWKGYPGKSGMWKVIRFSDGYYMLSPEKWLGWFVYMAKDSSGTVRGWKGDPGKQGHWTIT, from the coding sequence ATGAAAGCACAAAAGCAGACTTTTTGTCTGCTATGGATTCTGTTGATGTTGATTTTCATTGCGACAGAAGCTAGATGGACGACATCTATCTCGCGATCGCTCGGTAAAATCAGAACAAGTTTAAAGTCCAGTCAACAATCAGCAAAACAACAACTaggaaaaatagaaaattatcttAAAAATGACGATGTATCAAACACGATTTCGTCAACAATAGAAGCCGTTGGTAGTGCAGCTCCATCTTTGACAAGTAGTGATGTCACACAAATTGTCTCTGGTGCATTAGACATCTTGTCAGCAGTTACAGTCCTGATTCCAAAAGTCGGTCCGATAATAAGTAGCATTTTGTCGGTGATTTCCGGATTGGTTAGCTCAATAGGTGGCAGTGGAATGGACATTGGTTCGGTTGTCAAGAAGGCTATCGATGAAGCACTTAGAAAATTCGACGACTCCAACCTTAGAGCAGAAGCAGTCGGTACTGCCAGAGTATATGGCGTTTCATTAGCCTACCTCGACGGAATAACCGATCTACAGCAACATGAAGTTTCTGCTCTGGCTGCAAATGTTCCTATCTATTCTGGAGTTAAGTTCACCGGAATAGTACAATCAAAGATAATGGACAGTTCAAAAAGTCAAGACAAGCAGCAGGTCAAACGGGCAATTGAATACACGCGACTTTTGGTAAAGCTCTCTGTCCTTAGATCCGCTGTTCTGTGGAAAATGTACCTCACTGTCAAACAGACAGGACATAGTGTGTCAACAGCGAAGAGCATTCATAACGTCATAAAGAATATGGAATTGAAAGACAAAGAATTCTTTACGTTTTTGACGAATCCTCAATACAATCAAGCTGTTTTTTTTGCACACTTGAAACCATCAGAATTGCCCGAAGTTTCAAAGTATCTACACAAACGCCAACTTGCCTTTCAGAATCTGTCATTTTTAGGGGCAGGATCACGTACCTTTCGGACCCAAAAATGGCCAAACTGGTATGCATATATGAAGAAAGATACGTATGGGTCAATAGCTGGATCAACACATTTAGACGGACAAGGGTACTTCATCTTTGATGTAATTTCGTCAGCAGATAATACTTTCTACTTGCGCTCTGCGAAATGGTCCAAATATTATGTCTACATGAGAAATGGAGCACAGGGTAGATTGAATGGTTGGAAAGGATACCCCGGCAAAAGTGGAATGTGGAAAGTAATCAGGTTTTCAGATGGGTATTACATGTTGTCACCAGAAAAGTGGCTTGGCTGGTTTGTCTATATGGCTAAAGACAGTTCTGGAACAGTTCGAGGTTGGAAAGGCGATCCTGGGAAACAAGGACATTGGACCATAACATAA